One stretch of Niallia sp. XMNu-256 DNA includes these proteins:
- a CDS encoding LytTR family DNA-binding domain-containing protein, protein MKVNIDLNEKYDETSVTIHAKEWTKELEELVRKLGQQAPKRIIGVEGEKSILLSPNEIEYIFASNRKVYASVNKRSIELTIKLYEAEALLESHGFSRLSKSALGNLQKITHFELAFNGNLCVYFHSGSKEYVTRKYVHELKRKLILGVDKDDH, encoded by the coding sequence ATGAAGGTAAATATTGATCTTAACGAGAAGTACGATGAAACATCTGTGACGATCCATGCAAAGGAATGGACGAAAGAGCTTGAAGAATTGGTTAGGAAATTAGGACAGCAAGCACCGAAACGAATCATCGGAGTGGAGGGGGAAAAGTCCATACTTCTGTCTCCGAATGAAATTGAGTATATATTTGCTTCAAATCGAAAAGTCTATGCCTCAGTTAACAAACGATCCATCGAACTGACGATAAAACTGTATGAAGCGGAGGCGCTTTTAGAAAGCCATGGATTTAGTCGATTATCCAAGTCAGCACTAGGAAACCTCCAAAAAATCACTCATTTTGAGCTGGCTTTTAATGGCAACCTATGCGTGTATTTTCATTCTGGCAGTAAGGAATATGTCACTCGGAAGTATGTTCATGAATTAAAACGAAAATTAATTTTAGGGGTGGATAAGGATGATCATTGA
- a CDS encoding serpin family protein, protein MKKIILLLITVSLLVLGCGRDTNQGNTAISEDVKDGQQDYEKITEANNKLGFTWFPEAGPNPDGNIFISPTSLFMALSMVYNGADGTTKDEIAKVLQVEEMEPNELNSANASFMNLLHNRSNQIQLHVANSIWLNENYHFQPEFARNNQDYYHAEIEEIDIYDSQSPKMINDWVKDQTNGKIEQLVDSPLDPDLVTILINAIYFKGDWKYKFDESQTEDRPFYLADGTIKNTPLMSVHEKLAYMENEDFQAVSLPYGENQEMSMKIFLPKNGLEPFNSILTDENWQEWNSQFEVKEGTVLLPKFQLEYEASLKETLKKLGMTTAFTKGANFSKMIQEDDPLWISKVKQKTYIDVNERGTEAAAATSVEIVTESFQMDGPFYMEVNRPFFFAIAENESDTILFMGSITNP, encoded by the coding sequence ATGAAAAAGATCATCCTGCTGCTAATAACCGTGAGTTTGCTTGTTCTAGGCTGTGGAAGGGATACGAATCAGGGAAACACGGCTATTTCTGAAGATGTTAAGGATGGACAACAGGATTATGAAAAAATCACCGAAGCAAATAATAAACTTGGTTTTACATGGTTTCCCGAAGCCGGACCGAATCCTGATGGGAACATATTTATATCGCCAACTAGTTTATTTATGGCTTTATCAATGGTTTATAATGGCGCTGATGGAACGACGAAAGACGAAATTGCAAAGGTATTGCAGGTGGAAGAAATGGAGCCGAACGAATTGAACTCTGCCAATGCATCGTTCATGAATTTGTTGCATAACAGGTCAAATCAAATTCAACTCCATGTGGCAAACTCAATTTGGCTAAATGAAAACTATCACTTTCAACCTGAATTTGCCCGGAACAATCAGGATTACTATCATGCTGAAATTGAGGAAATCGATATTTATGACTCCCAATCTCCAAAGATGATCAATGACTGGGTGAAGGATCAGACAAATGGGAAAATCGAGCAATTAGTCGATTCTCCGTTAGATCCTGATTTAGTTACAATCCTGATTAATGCGATTTATTTTAAAGGGGATTGGAAGTATAAGTTTGATGAAAGTCAAACAGAGGACAGGCCTTTTTATTTAGCAGACGGCACAATTAAGAATACACCGCTTATGTCCGTCCATGAAAAATTGGCTTATATGGAAAATGAGGATTTTCAAGCGGTATCCCTTCCATATGGTGAAAATCAGGAAATGAGCATGAAAATCTTTTTGCCAAAAAACGGTCTGGAGCCATTCAATTCCATTCTTACAGACGAAAATTGGCAGGAATGGAATTCACAATTTGAGGTAAAAGAAGGGACCGTCTTGCTTCCTAAATTTCAACTCGAATATGAAGCATCTTTAAAAGAAACGCTGAAAAAGCTCGGCATGACCACAGCCTTTACAAAAGGGGCTAATTTTAGCAAAATGATTCAAGAAGACGATCCATTGTGGATTAGTAAGGTGAAGCAGAAAACCTATATTGACGTAAATGAAAGAGGAACAGAAGCGGCAGCTGCCACGTCCGTCGAAATCGTAACAGAATCATTTCAAATGGATGGACCCTTCTATATGGAAGTCAACCGCCCCTTCTTCTTTGCTATAGCAGAAAATGAATCTGACACCATCTTATTTATGGGATCCATCACAAATCCATGA
- a CDS encoding DUF2243 domain-containing protein gives MHSVTKSAQNRGYFKNKLFKRNHWSGILFGIGMVAFIDEAIFHQLLHWHHFYDRSTTEIGLISDGFFHAFSWFATVGALFMVADLRRHKAWWVKRWIGGVLLGAGAFQLYDGTIQHKLMGLHQIRYGVDIFPYDLTWNVIALLLIMGGAVLLYQTRQRPKAKENAVDV, from the coding sequence ATGCATTCAGTTACAAAGTCTGCACAAAACAGAGGTTATTTTAAAAATAAACTGTTTAAACGGAATCATTGGTCAGGTATCTTGTTTGGCATTGGAATGGTTGCGTTTATTGATGAGGCCATTTTTCACCAACTCTTACACTGGCATCATTTCTATGATCGTTCGACAACGGAAATTGGGTTAATATCGGATGGTTTTTTCCATGCGTTTAGCTGGTTTGCGACGGTGGGTGCATTGTTTATGGTTGCGGACCTTCGGCGGCATAAGGCCTGGTGGGTAAAGAGGTGGATTGGTGGGGTGTTGCTCGGGGCTGGGGCCTTTCAGTTATACGACGGGACAATTCAGCATAAACTGATGGGCTTGCACCAAATCCGCTATGGGGTTGATATTTTTCCCTATGATCTCACTTGGAACGTGATTGCTCTGTTATTGATTATGGGTGGTGCAGTGCTGCTCTATCAAACACGGCAACGTCCGAAAGCAAAGGAGAATGCGGTTGATGTTTAA
- a CDS encoding DMT family transporter has product MSVKRVYLLLMGLMVAWGFNVSFVKILVEAVPPVTITSFRIFTAALTVFVVLSFMRQVRLPRKNELIYIIGGTFTSVALHHYFLSTGLSHTSATNAGLILGMGPLLTVLLSMIFLKKKPTLITGLGFIVGSVGVSITVLFGSGQLQGINIGDVEVFLSILSQALSFILINKAVKTMDPRLLTGYMLLFGSIILFILSLGMEPTGLTSLVNSISPSLIGIFLLSAVLSTGLGHMIYNYSIGQVGAAEASIFLNLNTFFSVVGAALFLNEAIVLAHYIGLVFIVSGVLMGSGTLEALVLEKRKRRIEIGTGAGHSR; this is encoded by the coding sequence ATGAGTGTGAAGAGAGTTTATCTTTTGTTAATGGGACTGATGGTGGCATGGGGGTTTAATGTGTCATTTGTGAAAATTTTAGTTGAGGCTGTGCCTCCTGTAACGATCACATCGTTTCGGATTTTTACGGCTGCACTTACAGTTTTTGTCGTATTGAGTTTTATGCGGCAAGTTCGCCTTCCTCGCAAAAATGAACTGATCTACATTATTGGAGGAACCTTTACAAGTGTAGCCCTTCACCATTATTTCTTATCAACTGGCTTATCACACACATCGGCAACAAATGCCGGTCTGATTCTCGGAATGGGACCTTTGTTAACAGTACTTCTCTCCATGATTTTTTTAAAAAAGAAACCTACTCTTATTACAGGGCTAGGTTTTATTGTTGGTAGTGTCGGGGTTAGTATTACTGTTTTATTTGGAAGTGGACAATTACAAGGGATAAATATCGGGGATGTGGAAGTCTTTCTGTCTATCCTTTCACAGGCGTTGAGTTTTATTTTAATTAATAAGGCTGTAAAAACAATGGATCCACGGTTGTTAACCGGCTATATGCTATTGTTCGGTTCAATTATTCTTTTTATCCTTAGTCTTGGAATGGAACCGACCGGATTAACTTCACTCGTTAATAGCATTTCCCCTTCTCTCATAGGTATTTTCTTGCTTTCCGCCGTACTGTCAACGGGGTTGGGACATATGATTTATAATTACTCTATCGGCCAAGTTGGAGCTGCTGAGGCATCCATTTTTCTTAATTTAAATACATTCTTCTCTGTCGTTGGAGCAGCTTTGTTTCTTAATGAAGCGATTGTTCTGGCTCATTACATCGGCTTAGTTTTCATCGTTTCAGGTGTGCTTATGGGGTCAGGAACGCTTGAGGCACTCGTTTTAGAAAAAAGAAAACGAAGAATCGAAATCGGGACAGGAGCCGGTCATTCGAGGTAA
- a CDS encoding DUF3021 domain-containing protein, translating into MIIEMMRRSLLGLGFTAIFTFVILTVMTVQEVEVSVSIVWKNMLGSMVMGIYFGCASLIFDHEEWSPLKKTMTHFLISIIVWLPLAIWLGWLPFQWVTILIGIGIFIIMYVLFWYGTYLYFKKIETEMNHSVKK; encoded by the coding sequence ATGATCATTGAAATGATGAGAAGGAGTTTGCTTGGCCTGGGATTTACCGCCATTTTTACCTTTGTGATCTTAACGGTAATGACGGTTCAGGAAGTTGAAGTATCAGTTTCGATTGTATGGAAAAATATGCTCGGCAGTATGGTAATGGGGATTTATTTTGGCTGCGCCTCTCTCATTTTTGACCATGAAGAATGGAGCCCTTTGAAAAAAACAATGACCCATTTTCTTATCTCAATAATCGTTTGGTTGCCACTTGCAATCTGGTTAGGCTGGTTACCGTTTCAATGGGTTACTATCTTAATAGGCATTGGGATCTTTATCATCATGTATGTTCTATTTTGGTACGGAACCTACCTCTATTTTAAAAAAATCGAAACAGAAATGAATCATTCGGTGAAAAAATAA
- a CDS encoding sialidase: MYRDPYQPPYYLYDQPQQVPFYQHTRQTITVQEMMRILRIQHNNLYVELEQAGLNRAIADYIFSILVGYTLNQANNNQTAAQLYAGFQRQVPWLQLLLRQMNVSQDVANRIFTRVIQLTLNQIGQGNQQPGDGWSDWENLGGTLTSAPAVASWQTNRLDVFARGTDQALYHKYWNGRQWSDWQNLGGVLTSAPAAVSWGPNRIDVFVRGTDNALYHKYWDGNTWSNWESLGGDLTSAPAVASWQPNRLDVFVRGTDNALYHKYWNGAQWSEWESLGGTLTSGPAAVSWGPNRIDVFARGRNEELIHKWWDGSRWSNWQNLGGTITSEPAVASTRANRLHVFARGQNQNLYEITWNGSRWSNWRNLGGTITSAPAAVSWGGNRIDVFARGQNQNLIHMYRGQ, from the coding sequence ATGTATAGAGATCCATATCAGCCCCCGTATTATTTGTACGATCAGCCACAACAAGTACCTTTTTATCAACATACGCGTCAGACGATAACCGTTCAGGAAATGATGAGAATTCTTCGAATCCAACATAATAATTTATATGTTGAATTAGAACAGGCTGGCTTGAACCGGGCCATTGCGGATTATATTTTTTCAATCTTAGTGGGTTATACGCTTAATCAGGCGAACAACAATCAAACTGCTGCTCAACTATATGCTGGGTTTCAGCGTCAAGTTCCGTGGTTACAGTTGTTGTTGAGACAAATGAATGTATCTCAGGATGTGGCAAATCGAATTTTTACTAGGGTCATTCAGCTTACATTGAATCAGATTGGGCAAGGGAATCAGCAGCCTGGCGATGGTTGGAGTGACTGGGAGAACCTTGGTGGAACACTGACTTCGGCTCCAGCTGTGGCATCTTGGCAGACCAATCGACTGGATGTATTTGCGAGAGGAACGGATCAGGCACTTTATCATAAATATTGGAATGGCCGCCAGTGGAGTGATTGGCAAAACCTCGGCGGTGTCTTAACTTCAGCGCCTGCAGCCGTTTCTTGGGGACCTAACCGGATTGATGTGTTTGTGAGGGGAACAGACAATGCGCTCTATCATAAATATTGGGACGGAAACACTTGGAGCAATTGGGAGAGCCTTGGCGGTGATTTAACTTCGGCTCCAGCCGTCGCGTCATGGCAGCCGAATCGGTTGGATGTGTTTGTAAGAGGGACAGATAATGCGCTCTACCATAAATATTGGAATGGTGCACAATGGTCGGAATGGGAAAGTCTTGGAGGCACTCTTACATCAGGCCCTGCGGCGGTCTCTTGGGGTCCTAACCGGATTGATGTGTTTGCAAGGGGCCGGAATGAAGAGTTAATCCATAAATGGTGGGATGGTTCCCGCTGGTCCAATTGGCAAAACCTCGGTGGGACGATCACCTCTGAACCTGCTGTTGCATCGACACGGGCTAATCGCTTACACGTATTTGCGAGAGGACAGAATCAAAATCTGTATGAAATCACATGGAATGGTTCTCGTTGGTCGAATTGGCGAAATCTCGGTGGCACGATTACCTCCGCTCCAGCAGCTGTGTCTTGGGGCGGCAACCGGATTGACGTGTTTGCGAGAGGACAAAATCAAAATCTCATCCATATGTATCGCGGTCAATAG
- a CDS encoding cytochrome c oxidase assembly protein, producing MFNHSYHGVQIFFGVIAILFTVGYITAVLLSYRRQKNWKLHQMLFFIVGVILSTFALVGPVANLAHSNFTIHMIAHLLLGMLGPLLVAFGKPVTLLLRTLPVSYARRLIVFLRKRPLTSVTHPIVASLLNIGGLWVLYTTPLFDLMHMNPLLYSLIHIHVFLAGYVFTISMIEIEPLAHRFSFGYRAVVMVLSLAGHGILSKWIYAHPPVGVAARDAEVGAMIMYYGGDAVDLILVIVLCYQWYRAARPRGLSRGQPVKLDSNG from the coding sequence ATGTTTAACCATAGCTACCATGGAGTACAGATTTTCTTTGGTGTGATCGCAATCCTTTTTACTGTTGGATATATAACGGCTGTCTTGCTCTCATATCGCCGCCAAAAAAACTGGAAGCTTCATCAAATGTTATTTTTTATCGTTGGGGTCATACTCTCTACTTTCGCATTAGTCGGCCCTGTCGCAAATCTCGCACATTCCAATTTTACCATTCATATGATTGCGCATTTGCTGCTTGGGATGCTTGGTCCCTTACTGGTCGCCTTTGGAAAACCAGTTACCCTGCTTTTAAGAACTTTGCCTGTTTCATATGCACGGAGGTTGATTGTTTTTTTGAGAAAGAGGCCTCTCACCTCTGTGACCCATCCCATTGTTGCCTCACTGCTTAATATCGGGGGACTTTGGGTGCTTTATACGACTCCATTGTTTGATTTGATGCATATGAATCCGCTTCTTTATTCTTTGATCCATATTCATGTTTTTCTAGCTGGCTATGTTTTTACGATTTCGATGATTGAAATTGAACCTTTGGCCCACCGTTTTAGCTTTGGTTATCGTGCAGTTGTGATGGTTCTTTCACTTGCAGGTCATGGAATTTTATCAAAATGGATTTATGCCCATCCACCAGTTGGCGTGGCTGCCCGAGATGCAGAAGTCGGTGCGATGATTATGTATTATGGCGGGGATGCGGTTGATTTGATCTTGGTGATTGTCTTATGTTATCAATGGTATCGGGCTGCTCGACCACGGGGATTATCGAGAGGTCAACCGGTCAAGCTTGATTCTAATGGGTGA
- a CDS encoding phage holin family protein, whose amino-acid sequence MELDFTVYIRPDSFILVPVLIFLGMYLRQTPNIPVWTHVWIQLTFAVFACLLYFSFEIQSVVQGILVTGTAVIFRDIFENATNGLPLFTKGRKEDD is encoded by the coding sequence GTGGAACTGGATTTTACCGTATATATACGGCCTGACTCGTTCATTTTAGTCCCTGTACTAATTTTCCTCGGCATGTATTTGCGCCAAACCCCTAATATTCCCGTGTGGACCCATGTATGGATTCAATTAACCTTCGCCGTCTTTGCCTGTCTCTTATATTTTTCCTTTGAAATTCAATCGGTCGTCCAAGGAATCCTCGTTACAGGGACTGCTGTTATTTTCCGAGATATATTTGAAAATGCCACCAATGGCTTGCCCCTTTTTACAAAAGGAAGAAAAGAGGATGATTGA
- a CDS encoding flavocytochrome c: MKKKGWMSLILLGIFMLVVAGCSSNQDTASKEEAGKFTPGTYEGVSTGHGGEIKASVTVSADKIEKIEITADGETGSIGGGATEQLTEEIIATQSLAVDVVSGASESSAGIIEAVTLALEKAGADIAALQDPANKVAVEAEKQEDLNVDVVVVGSGGAGMSAAVKAKEAGKSVVVLEKMPIVGGNTNRATGGMNVAGTEYQKAQGITDSKEVWYADTMKGGKNINDPALLQTLVDNAPDALTWINDMGAGLTKVTLSGGQTNPRIHHPADGSPVGPVIVDVLSKRLKELDVTIMLNTTATKLIEKDGAVVGVEATDKNGNPFNVNAKAVILATGGFGVNYKMVEQYCPELKGFSTTNHDGATGDGITMAQEVGADLMQIEQIQIHPTTDPETGYLFTEGLRGDGAILVNKEAKRFTNELLTRDVVSQNILKQTDKIAYLIVNQEMADENKSLQGYIENGYATKGEDIAALAKEIGLDAATLQETLEKYAGFVKNDKDEEFERAHLTVSLEEGPYYAIPVTPGIHHTMGGLKIDTQTHVLNKEGQAIQGLYAAGEITGGVHGGNRIGGNAVADIIVFGRIAGQTAADELK; the protein is encoded by the coding sequence ATGAAGAAAAAAGGTTGGATGAGTCTAATCTTACTAGGTATTTTCATGCTAGTTGTTGCTGGTTGTAGCTCAAATCAAGACACAGCGAGCAAGGAAGAGGCTGGAAAATTCACACCTGGAACATATGAAGGCGTTTCCACAGGCCATGGCGGGGAAATCAAAGCATCTGTAACCGTTTCGGCTGATAAAATTGAAAAAATTGAAATCACAGCAGACGGGGAAACAGGCAGCATCGGTGGCGGTGCAACCGAACAGTTGACAGAGGAAATCATTGCTACACAAAGCTTAGCTGTTGACGTCGTATCAGGTGCCAGCGAATCAAGTGCTGGGATTATCGAAGCGGTAACTTTAGCTTTAGAAAAAGCAGGAGCGGATATTGCAGCATTACAGGATCCAGCTAATAAAGTAGCCGTAGAAGCAGAGAAACAAGAAGATCTAAATGTTGATGTAGTTGTCGTCGGTTCAGGCGGTGCTGGAATGTCAGCAGCCGTTAAAGCGAAAGAAGCAGGAAAATCCGTTGTCGTATTAGAAAAAATGCCAATCGTTGGCGGAAATACAAACCGTGCAACAGGCGGGATGAACGTTGCTGGAACAGAATATCAAAAAGCACAAGGAATTACGGATTCAAAAGAAGTTTGGTATGCAGACACAATGAAAGGCGGAAAAAACATAAATGATCCAGCCTTACTCCAAACACTAGTAGATAATGCACCAGATGCTTTAACATGGATCAATGACATGGGTGCAGGATTAACAAAAGTAACTTTATCAGGTGGTCAAACGAACCCAAGAATTCACCATCCAGCTGATGGGTCACCAGTCGGCCCAGTTATTGTCGATGTACTTTCTAAGAGATTGAAAGAATTAGATGTTACGATCATGTTAAATACAACAGCAACAAAACTTATTGAAAAAGATGGTGCCGTTGTTGGAGTAGAAGCAACCGATAAAAATGGAAATCCATTTAATGTGAACGCAAAAGCCGTCATTTTAGCAACAGGTGGTTTCGGTGTGAATTATAAAATGGTCGAACAATATTGTCCAGAATTAAAAGGATTCTCAACAACAAACCACGATGGTGCGACAGGTGATGGAATTACAATGGCACAAGAAGTGGGTGCGGATTTAATGCAAATTGAACAAATCCAAATTCACCCAACAACAGATCCTGAAACAGGTTACCTTTTCACAGAAGGACTTCGTGGGGATGGAGCGATCCTTGTTAATAAAGAAGCCAAACGTTTTACAAATGAACTGTTAACTCGTGATGTTGTTTCCCAAAATATTTTAAAACAAACAGATAAAATAGCTTATTTAATTGTGAACCAAGAAATGGCTGATGAAAACAAATCATTACAAGGCTATATCGAAAATGGTTACGCAACAAAAGGGGAGGACATTGCGGCATTAGCAAAAGAAATCGGTCTTGACGCTGCAACACTTCAAGAAACACTGGAAAAATATGCAGGCTTTGTGAAAAATGACAAAGATGAAGAGTTTGAAAGAGCACACTTAACAGTAAGCCTTGAAGAAGGACCATATTATGCAATCCCTGTAACACCTGGGATTCATCACACAATGGGTGGCTTAAAAATTGATACACAAACACATGTATTAAACAAAGAAGGACAAGCAATCCAAGGACTTTATGCAGCTGGAGAAATTACAGGTGGAGTTCACGGTGGGAACCGTATTGGCGGAAATGCAGTTGCTGATATCATCGTATTCGGTCGCATCGCTGGTCAAACAGCCGCTGATGAATTAAAATAA
- a CDS encoding aspartyl-phosphate phosphatase Spo0E family protein produces MKVDFEKLEEKINQLKLELIQVVEATGLNSYDALYCSQELDKHITIYQQSVYPTLKTATK; encoded by the coding sequence ATGAAAGTAGATTTTGAAAAATTAGAGGAAAAAATTAATCAATTAAAATTAGAATTAATCCAAGTTGTAGAAGCAACTGGTTTGAATAGTTATGATGCCCTTTATTGCAGTCAAGAATTGGACAAACATATCACGATTTATCAACAATCCGTCTATCCTACTTTAAAAACGGCAACTAAATAG